CTGGGGAAGGATGGAGGCGTTGCTGGGACAGAGCAGCATTTggggcaccccaaaaaaaaaaaagcaatcgcCTTCCCCCTTGCACAAATGGCTCCGTGGAGACCCCCAGCAGGGTTTGAGCTCAGAGCTGCACCAGGCAGGTCGGGTCCCCATCCACCAGCACCCTACAGGAGCATCAGGGCACAAATGTCCCCCCCTTGTCCTGCGCAGTGGAGGGGGGAGGATGCTGCAAGTGCTTTAAAGCTCTGCGTTTGCATGCAGTAGGGCATCCAcccttgcctttccctcccctAACTCTCTCCCTGCCCTCGCTGCCGCCCCTGTAGCGGGGCTGATCCCCCCCGATGCCACTTTGTATTTCGACGTGGTCATGCTGGACATCTGGAACAAGAACGACAAGCTGCAGATCACCACCTTGTCCAAACCCGAGCACTGCAACCGCACGGTGGAGAACTCGGACTTCGTGCGGTACCACTACAACGGCACGCTGCTCGACGGCACCCCCTTCGACTCCAGGTACTGGGTGccggcactgggagcactgggaacgGTGGGGACTTGGGGATGCCAGCCTGGGGCAGGACTTGGGAGCCCCCCTTTCAGGCTGGGGGGTGCTGGTGCAGCCCCAGAGCTGTTCTCCTGGTTCCTCCTCATCAGCTACAGCAAGGACAGCACCTACGACACCTACGTGGGCACCGGGTGGCTGATCAAGGGCATGGACCAGGGGCTGCTGGGCATGTGTGCCGGGGAGAAGAGAAGCATCATCATCCCCCCATTCCTAGCCTATGGGGAGAAGGGCTATGGTAAGCCAGGCATCACCCCACTGCTCCTGCTCGGGGAACGGGACCCCCATCCAGGCTgagccgtgccccccccccctctccaggGACCGTGATCCCACCGCAAGCCTCGCTGGTGTTCAGCGTGCTGCTGGTGGACTTCCACAACCCCAAGGATGGGGTCTTCCTGGAGCACCTGGAGGTGCCGGAGTCCTGCAAGCGCAGGGCTGTGACCGGGGACTTTGTGCGTTACCACTACAACGGCACGCTGATGGACGGGACGCTCTTCGACTCCAGGTATGGGGGGGCGAGGAAACGGCCCTATGGGGGGACACCCCCGTGCACCCCTGGTCCTCTCCCACCCTGCAAGGAGAAGCTGGAAAATCCCAGGGGAGTTGGGAGGAGAGGGTGGTAACAAAGAGGGAAaaggattaggaaaaaaaaaaaaaaagtaattaccaAATGGAGCGAGGTTGGGTGGGAGCAGGGCCACGTGCTGGGTGCTCGGGATGCTTCTCTTCTTGCAGCTACTCCCGAAAtcacacctacaacacctacatCGGGAAGGGCTACATCATCCCCGGCATGGACCAGGGCCTGCAAGGGGTCTGCATGGGGGAGAGGAGGCGGGTGGTCATCCCCCCCCACCTGGCTTACGGCGAGAACGGAGCAGGTGAGGGGACCGCAGCGTCGCTGGGTTGCagggaaaggttttttttcccagctccgTGTTCAGCCAGCTGAGATctcgctgctgctcctcttcttCCAGGGGACAAAATCCCCGGCTCAGCCGTGCTCATTTTTGACGTCCATGTCATCGACTTCCACAACCCGGCCGACCCGGTGGAGATGGAGACCGTGTACCGGCCCGAGGGCTGCAACATCACCACCCGCAACAGGGACTTTGTCCGCTACCACTACAACTGCTCCCTGCTGGATGGCACCAAGCTCTTCTCCTCGTGCGTGCACCGGGACGGCGGCGGCACGGCCACGGGGCAgcaggatggggggggggtgcaggatTTTGGGGCACGGGAGGGAAAGGTGCAGGATTTGGGTGCGCGGGAGGGAGCCCGCTGGGTCCAAGGGGGTTTCTCAGCCACGCCGTCTTCTCTGTGCCCCCTGCAGCCACGACTACGGCAGCCCCCAGGAGGTGACTCTGGGGACCAACAAGGTGATCGAGGGGCTCAAC
This portion of the Anas platyrhynchos isolate ZD024472 breed Pekin duck chromosome 28, IASCAAS_PekinDuck_T2T, whole genome shotgun sequence genome encodes:
- the FKBP10 gene encoding peptidyl-prolyl cis-trans isomerase FKBP10; its protein translation is MALGSFVLLLSLLGVLGLGDPGPLEDVVIDRYYIPKICLREVQMGDFIRYHYNGTFKDGKKFDSSYDRGATVAGVVGVGRLITGMDRGLQGMCVNERRHLIVPPHLGYGSIGVAGLIPPDATLYFDVVMLDIWNKNDKLQITTLSKPEHCNRTVENSDFVRYHYNGTLLDGTPFDSSYSKDSTYDTYVGTGWLIKGMDQGLLGMCAGEKRSIIIPPFLAYGEKGYGTVIPPQASLVFSVLLVDFHNPKDGVFLEHLEVPESCKRRAVTGDFVRYHYNGTLMDGTLFDSSYSRNHTYNTYIGKGYIIPGMDQGLQGVCMGERRRVVIPPHLAYGENGAGDKIPGSAVLIFDVHVIDFHNPADPVEMETVYRPEGCNITTRNRDFVRYHYNCSLLDGTKLFSSHDYGSPQEVTLGTNKVIEGLNRGLLDMCAGERRVLIVPPHLGHGESGARGVPGSAVLRFEVELISMEEGVPEGYLFIWHGDPPENLYEQMDLNKDGQIPADEFSTFILTQVAEGKGRLMPSSDPDKVIADMFKNQDRNQDGKITAEELKLKSDEDQEKIHEEL